The sequence atttaaaagaaaactgaattaaagaaataaaaatgcatttgggACTAGAAAAGGTAATTATATTATTTGCTATAATCATGTAATAATATGAAcaattatataatgatataatccgTCCTAGTTGCATGACTTGGGGATTAGACctccttcctcatttgtaaaaggaaatcataaaacttTTATGCCTGCGTCACAGGGCTGTTGTGGGAAAGATATTACAGACAGACCTGAAAGCatttatagaaatgtgaattagtattttttcaataaatatttttggaaaaccTTGGAATCCAAGCATCTGAATTTGAACCTCTATGGAGATGCCTGTGGGACCGCGGAGGGTCATCTGATGGTCACGacctctgggcttcagtttccgcATCTGTAAAGGGAAGACCTTGGTCCAGATGGACCTCTAAAGTTTCTCTCAGTTCCAGATCTATGACCACAATCCTACAAGAGTTTGAATTACATATTCATTATgatgttatataatatttaaaggtAAGTACACAATTAAGTGAGAGCTCTATGATCTTATCACTCAGGGAACTTAAACTCTTCCCAACTTATCTGTGATTTTGCAGTTAAATATGAGGGAGTTGCCAATGGACTCTAAGAATCTGAGTGGTTCTCCCAGGGTCGCACGGCTCATAAGGAGTCCTAGGCAGGATGTGAACCCTGATCCGAGGCTGGGATGTACTGCTGATTCTACTCAATCTAAAACACCAATTTCataaatttgagaaggaaaaagcattCTTTGCCCAGAGGAGCCATACTCACTTCTGGGGACCTTACTGGGATACGTCTTCTGGCTTGGCTTGTATTCGTCGGGAGGCGGGAAATCTTCTACCGAATGAAAAGTAAATTTGGACTCAAAGTCATctgtagaagaagaagaaatgatgagaaacGTGCCAGTTAATGCCAGTCCTGGGCATCCAGCCTGTTTTTGCTCCAGGGAGTTAGCCCCCGGGGTGGCTCTGAGTCTGTAGGctgttttctgtctcttgctTGATCACAAGGTGCACATTCAGAGTGATTACAGTTAGTCTTCCAAACAGTCATTTGGGATATGAGGGCCAAAGGAAGGGATGGGGAGCCGGAGTCCACACAGACCCCTCGGAATGTGTGCCCATGTGCCTGTTGTTCCAACACAAATAACTAAAGTGACAACATGAGAAGTTTAACCGCCCCCAGCAACAAAGATGTCCCTCCCGTGGGCAGGGACAACTCAAAGTGAAGCTGACCTAAGGCCAAAGGCAGCCTCTGGTGCCCTGAACTGCCGTGGGCAGCCCTGGTTAACTGGGGGTTCCTGCCCCTGCTCCTGCTGGCTTCCTGAGGCACCTCAGCTCTCCTGGAGTCCCGGGCAGGGTCCAAAGAGAAGGGCCTCATATTTCCCAGAGCCTCCTCTCCTGACAGTGGGCCCAAGAATCCAGGAACTCCAGCCCCCATGGGCCCCCCGGTCTTTGCCCCCCAAATTCCTCATGCACACAGCGTTTCTCCTTCCAGCATCCCAGCTGGTCTGTCCTTGTTGTGCAGACGCCTCTGGGAGGCAGTTTGCCACCAGCCCTGCAGAGGAGCAGGcgcattttcatatttataactgCCCAGGGCAGTGGGAATAAAATTGCTTCCAAAACCGTCTGCTTCGTAAACCTCAGAGTTCACATCGCATCCCTTGGCTCCCCAAGTCCATCAGAAAAGGGAAACTGCTGAGCATGCTGGGAGTGGGAGGCTAAGTGGCTGCCTGTCAGGGAGCCATCCTGTTACCTGTGAGGTGGAAGTTTCCATTCTTCAAGGGTGCCCCAGGCTGTGGGGCGCCCACCCAGGCCAAGGCCTGCTGACTCTTGCTGGACAGCTCTGTTGTTGGGGATCTTGCCGGGGGTGCTGGAGGGGGATTCAGCTTCCCACCGCCGGTCCCTGAGGAAGGAGATGGAGCCTTGTTATGTGCAAGTGCAAAATCCCCAAGGAGGAGATGAACAAAGGATCTGGCTTGTGATTCAATTGCTTTCCCCAGGGAGGAAACACCTTGCTTTGAAACTCAAAGTCTCAGGGAGTTGTCTGAAATCAGTCAGTGCTCACTAATCGGAATCAGCGGTATTGATAATGGCTTATCAATGACTAACAGTTTATTTGGCCAACTATTATCTATTGTATGAACCTTTtactaataatattttgttaattatgaataatttaattctattcaatGATTCCCTATTTTACTTAAAACAACTTGCTGGATAACTGACATTATGAAACATCTGACAAGTAataattcttttgttattttaggCAGATGGAGAGAAGGCTTGTAGTGAGCAGGTAGCTCCGACATGCTCTTGGTAATAGTCAGAGGCTTTCCGCGCGGCCTTTGAGGCTCCTCGGACCGGATCTTCTCTGGGCGGGCCCTTTCCCCAGACTTGGTCCATGTCTACTCCTCCTTCCAGTGTCTGTGCGCGGCTTAATTGCGGGGGGAGGTAAGAGATGGCTCCTCACCCTGGCAATACCGGCGTCCTTACTGGAACCGGGGAAGCCGGGCCCAGGAGAAGGGCCGCCCCTGGGGCGCCCGCGGGCCGGAGAGGGAGGCccgactccgcccctgcctccgGTTCTGATCCCCTCCTCAGCCGGGGAAGGCCCCGATAACCTCCTCGCCCCGGAGCTGCGGATGAGCGAGCCAGCGCTCCATCATCTTTTACAACACGGGAAACATGACTCGGGGCCGCTGGCCGGTGTTTGACAACCAGCTCAGTGAAGGGAGCCCGGCTGTTTTAACTTAAGAACCGTGGCCACTCCCGGGACGGGCAGCACGGCGAGGACGAAGCCCGGCCGCGGATCCCCGGGTGCAGCCGCTCCCTCGGCCCCTCGCCCGGCAGCCCTCGCAGCGAGCCCGGGTCCTTACCTGCCCCGCGGCCGGGCCTCTTCTTCTGCGCCGGGACCGCGGGCTGAGGAGCCGGGGGAGTGGGGGGCAGGCCGCCCGCCTTAGGGGACTGGAGAGGGAGAGCAGGGCCGGCGGCGCCCGGCGAAGGGGTCGGGGGCAGGGAGGAccggggagagggagaggaatacAGAGGGAGGGGCGGCGGGGGGCGGCGGGGCCGGACCAGAAGCTTCGGCCGCTGGCCCGGGAAACCCGCAGGGGGGGAGCAGAGGGAGCGGGGGCGGAGGAGGGGGCGGGCTCAACGGCCCGGGCTTGGCCCCCTTCTCGCTCTGCCccggtgggggaggaggagggggagggggcgtgGGGGGCGGCGGGGGGGCCGCCATCTGGGCGCTCGTCTTGGTCATCGGAGCCGGGGGAGACACGAGGGGGGGCCTGACGATGGCAGAGAGAGACACGGgctgagggaggggagggggcggcGGGGGAGGGGTGctgggagggggcggggcgggcaCGCTGGGGCGCGGAGGGACGGAGCGGGAAGGGCCTTCGGCCGCATGTCCGAGCCTGGGAGACGCGGGGGGGTTGGGCGGCCCGCTGATGCCCTTAGTGGGAAGCCGAGGGGATGGAGCTCTGGACCCGGCACCTGGAAATCGAAGCAGGAGTCAGTGACGTCATCGCGAGCCCACAAagggccgggggggggggaggcagccCTGGGGGCCGTCCCCTCCCGTGTGAATAAGGCGGAAACCCTGTGCCCCCAGGAGGGAAAATGGGGGGGGAGCTTTGCCAggactccttccctccctccagagGCTCCGCCCCAATAAGGATCATTAACTAATCAGAAAACTCGCAGGGTCAGTTTCTTCTGCTTCCCAGAACCACCCCAGGGATTCTAGGGGGCGCAGGGCCCCGGCTCGGTGAGAGCGGGATCGGGGGCCCTGCCCGGGCCAAGGGCCACGGAGACCCCTTGTGAGCCGTAACGCGGGGGGGAACGGGCCCTTCTGTAGTCCCAGTTACGGGGACAAGCGCTTCGTGATTTCCCTGGCTGTTTCTCATTCCAACCGTTCCACAGCATTAAGCCTTTTCCTTCGTTCCAATGAGTTAGAATGTTCTAAACTGGGCTCGGAAAAGGACCGGGACAGCCCCAAAGCCCGGGGCCAAGTGGCTGCGGAGACACTTAGTTGTAGCAGCTTAGACCTTAGCCCGCTGGGACGTCTCTGCCCTGTCAAAAGCAGTGGCTAAAAGCATCCCTAAATGTCCTTAAAAATCACTCTTCCCCAAATTTGGGAGAaactttcctcccctcctttcccctttctcttccccttccttctcttccctttccttctctttcttctccctttttcttctctttccatccttttctttctttcctcctctttgtttccttgtctcttcttttcctttctctttccttctcttagtCCCTCAAGAAAGCAGGTTCTGAAGCCAGAGAAGCTGAGTCCTACCTGCCTCAAACCAGTCCCTTGATTTCCCTTCACATCCTCATCTGTCTCGAGGTCCCTCTGGCTGGAATGACGTCAGAACCCCCCCCCCTGCGCTACTTTGCCCTGAGCCTGTTCCTCTTCCCTGCACCCCTGTGGCCCCTTACCTGAGCCATCTCTCTGGCCGGCCGGTCTCAGCACTGGAAAGCCCCCTGCAAACAGCCCTCCCAGGGCCTGTGGGTTGCCCCCTCTGGAGTTCCCGGGAGCACCTCCGCTTTCTTTGTTGGCTCCTTTTGAAGCTGAGGGGAGAAAGTGGGAGACGGCCCCGAGATCAAGCATTCCACAGCTAGCACCCCTGGTAGCTAACACAGATGGAGCTGGCTCTCTGCCCACCATCCACACAGCCTCTCCCTCAACCTCCCTGCCCACAGAAACCTCTGCCTGTGAGCTCCGGGAGGCCAAGGCTCATTTTGGCTTTCTCATACAGCTCAGCAGTGAGGAAGTGTCTCTAAGTTCCAATACCAGACAGTCTGTGAAGGTGGGTCAAGCTAGAAGGCCTATTTCCACCAGACTGGTCCTCAGCCCCCTCTCCTCATCCATAATCCCCTCAGAAAGAATGAAATGGCCCCAAGGAGGGGATGGAGAATCGGGCCTTGCCCACAGCTGGCTTGAATTTCCTATGTCCAGAGAGATACCTGTGCTAAGAAATTGCAGAAGATGAAAAAACCCCTCAGTTGGGGTGTGAATGGAAATCTTGGG comes from Sarcophilus harrisii chromosome 5, mSarHar1.11, whole genome shotgun sequence and encodes:
- the WIPF3 gene encoding LOW QUALITY PROTEIN: WAS/WASL-interacting protein family member 3 (The sequence of the model RefSeq protein was modified relative to this genomic sequence to represent the inferred CDS: inserted 2 bases in 1 codon); the encoded protein is MPVPPPPPPPLPPPPPPTGAPPPPPPLAPLPSAEAPRLKDVPQGRSALLADIQQGTRLRKVTQINDRSAPQIETSKGANKESGGAPGNSRGGNPQALGGLFAGGFPVLRPAGQRDGSGAGSRAPSPRLPTKGISGPPNPPASPRLGHAAEGPSRSVPPRPSVPAPPPPSTPPPPPPPLPQPVSLSAIVRPPLVSPPAPMTKTSAQMAAPPPPPTPPPPPPPPPGQSEKGAKPGPLSPPPPPPPLPLLPPCGFPGPAAEASGPAPPXPPPPLPLYSSPSPRSSLPPTPSPGAAGPALPLQSPKAGGLPPTPPAPQPAVPAQKKRPGRGAGTGGGKLNPPPAPPARSPTTELSSKSQQALAWVGAPQPGAPLKNGNFHLTDDFESKFTFHSVEDFPPPDEYKPSQKTYPSKVPRSPTPGSWVPAEATGRGTEDAKGRNSQLPLKTLR